The Leptospiraceae bacterium genome includes the window TCCTTTTCATCACTTTTTATAATAATATCTGAGTGATGGATTAAACTAAATGCGCCCATCACCTCGCCACCAATAGTAATTGGCATTAAAAATGCAGTTTTGATCGAATGATTATTTTCTGATTCTTCGAAAATATTTTTGTTCGAATAAACTCCTATATCTTTATTGGATATACATTTTACAATAGGACCTTTATTTAATTTTAAAGAGTAAATCGCTCCCGTATAAGAATCGACTAACGATTCAAAAATGGATGTGGCAATGAATTTTTCATTTTTGCAATTTTCTTTATCATGGCTAACAAGAGTTAGACAACAACCTTCAAATCCATAGGTATTTTTTAAATATTCAAATATACTAGCAAACACAATATCAAAATCTAACGACATACTGATTTGCCGAGAAATTTCATTTAGATTTTCAATTTCATTTTTTGCTTTTTTTATTTTATTTTGTAATCCATCGCTAATTTTAACCAGTTTTTTATCCTGATTTAAAAGTTTACGGTAATTTTCTAAAAGAGTTTGGTATTCGGCTAACAGAGGGTTTCCGACAAATTTTGAATCTTCCAATACAAAACTTGCGTTTTTTAAAATTATCTCCTCTCCACTAAATAAGTTTTCGTTTTCTTTACTCATACTATAAAACCTTAACTTAGTCTGGAGTGGTATCTAGTTTGTCTTTTAATTCATCTAAGGCTTTTTTAGTATCTTGTTTATTGGAAATTTTTTTAGATTTTGAATAATCCTTTAGAAACTGAAAGTCGCCTCCACTTCTAACTTTGTAACCTTTTAACATATCCAACACTTGAAATCTCTGCGTAGTGCTGAGACCTAAATTATCACTTAAATCTTCAAAAATTCTATACTCTCCTGAATCCAACACTTCTGTATCAGTAGCCGTAGCAGATTGTCTTTTTCGAGCTTGGTTTAAAACAGTAATAATGTGCGGAATATTTTTTTCTACTATACTCTGAATAAATGCACCTGTAAATTTTTCTCCTCCTAAATGGTCGGATACAACTTTGAGTATAATGATATTATGCGATTGTACAAATGTATTTGCAGACTCATAAAATCCAGATACTTCCATGTCTACAAGACTTGGAACCGTAGGTGTTGACTTGGATTTAATTACAGGTTTTTCATAAGTTATTATTCCAGCTTCTGGTAATAAGTGACTGAATATAATTTCCGGATAATAAGACTTACCCGAATTTACATCTTCAATTTTATTTATCAAAAAAATCTGTCCGCTTTTATGTTTATCAATACCTGAACCACAGATTCCAAAATTTAAGATTTTATCCGTTTTTTTAGGAGGTTCTTTTAAAAGTAAATAAGTAGTTGCTACGGCTGATTTCAGCTTTCCTGTACCTGATACGATTAGTTTAATCATATCGTTTCGATAAATATCAAACTTATTATGAGAAAGATCCTTTTTTAGTTTGAAATGTTGAATTAGTGGAATTGCTTCCTGGGCTAAAGCTGTTACTATATATATCATATCAATGAATTCCTTCTCTTTTTAAATCTCTTCCCATTAAATCCCGCATAACGTCTTTAGGAGATTTATCTTCATAAAGCATTTTATAAATTTCTTCTGTAATTGGCATAGACACCCCTAATTTTTTTGAAAGATCATAAGCACTTTTAGTGGTTTTGACACCTTCGGCAACTTCATTCATCTCGGAAAGGATTTCAGAAAGTTTTTTTCCCTGTCCCAATTTTATTCCGACTGTTCGGTTCCTTGATAAATCCCCGCAACAAGTTAATACTAAATCACCAATACCTGATGGACCAAGAAATGTCATCGGATCGGCTCCCTTCTTTACGCCTAAGCGGGTAATTTCATTTAACCCCCTTGTAATTACTGCGGCTCTCGTATTTTGCCCTTGCCCTAATCCGTCCACAACTCCTGCGGCAATTGCAATTACATTTTTTAAAGATCCACCTAACTCCACACCTACAACATCAGGAGTCCAGTATGTTCTAAAATAGGTAAATCCAAAAATCTCCTGAACTGCTTTTGCTGTATTTTCATTTTTTGAAGCGATGCTTACAATAGTTGGAACTCGCGCGATAATTTCTTTCGCAAAACTAGGACCTGATAAATAACTGAGATTTTTTTGTAAACGACCGGGTAATTCTGACTCAAAGATTTCCGAAACCATTCGAAGAGTGCCATTTTCAATTCCTTTCGTTGCCGAAACTATTGGGGCATTCGGAGGCAAAAAATCTCTAATTTGGTGAATGATTTCTGTTAATACATGGGAAGGTGGAGCTGATAAAATAAGATCCTTATCCCGAACAACTGCTTCTAGGTTTGTATTTGCTTGTAATTTTTCCGGAAGCACTAGATCGGCTAAATGTTTCGTATTTCGGTGATAATTGTTAATGCCATCTGCTTGGTCTTTAGAACGAGTCCACATATGTACATCGTACCCTTTGTCAGCAAGTAAACTTCCAAGTGCTGTCCCAAAACTTCCAGATCCGATTAAACCTATTTTCATAAGACCTCTTCTATTTGATTATCGTATTTCATCTTTGATGTATAAAATTACAATCTAAATTTAATTGAAATAGAGTCAGTTTACTTTGTTAAAAATTGCTCCATCGATACAGCCTCTTCTTGATTATTAAATATTAAGTCGCATGAAATTGCAAAGTCTTTCTGAGTGGGCTTAATGCTTTTTACTACTCCGCGCAAAAACTTTCTTCTACCTTTTTTCGAAATTAAATCAAATATTATTGTTCCGCCCATAGAAAAAATACGACTGGCCAATCTTGTTGGCGGATGTAGAAACTTAATGGAAGTAGAACTAATTTCTACAACGGAACAACTTTCTCTAGACTCCTCAAATACTCCGGACAAATGAACATCTTTAATTATCGAAGCCGCAACTAATTTAAAAGTATTAAAAGAATTAGAATCTAGTCTAGATGAGTGCATCGCATGCACGTAACCAATGAGGATAAAATTTTTATATTTGATAGGAATACAAATTTCCGATTTGAATTTATCTAAAAAATTACTCGATTTTGTAAGGTAAAGATAATCAGCAAAAGGAACAAATTCAGGTTGGACAGAATTAGGCTCGGAAATGTTTGGAACAAAAATCGGCTTGTCATGCGTATTCATCAAGCGCATACGACTATTCATCCGCTCATTGATGTAAACTTCAAAAAAATCAAACATAAAATTTAAATTCGGTGCTTTTTTAATAATTTGCGTAACTCGGTCATCTTCTATAGATCTAAAAATATCATTCTGATTAATTATATTTGATATCGTAAATATATCCTTGGGATCCTCTGTAAATATATCTTTGATTAAAATTTTGAGCGGTTGCAAAATAGAATTTCCAAGATCATCTGTGCCTACTTCTAAAAATGTACTCACAAATATATTTTCCTTGCTTCGCATTGTAAGAACACGTTCTCTTGAATTTGTATTTACTTTTGGAGTTCGAATCGTAATTGCATTTGGATTACTATCTAAAACCTTTACAGGAATGTCTTCACCGTCCACTTCCAAATAAACGGGAGTTACCCGATAGAGAGAATCTATTAATTTATGAATGCTCTTAGGGTCTGTTACTTCTTTGTTCATAGAATCCCATTTTTAATTACCTTTGTTTTCCAGTCAAATTCCTTTCTCAAATGGTAAAATGCGTATCCCGATAACATAGATTTCTAACGCTGTCAACTTAAGGATTTTTCTATAATCCGAAGGAAGTTTTTCTTTCGGAGAGTTTTCATCCAACCTAATGATTTTTTCTTTCTTTAGATTTAATTGAATTTCACTTCGAAGCAAAATTCTATATTCTTTTTTTTGTCAGACATTTCTTCCATAGCATTTTTAACTAGATTAACGATCACTCTTCTAATTCTATTTTTATCTATTACTATTTTTCCATTGTATTTCAGTTCTTGGATATACTCAAGACAGAATGGTTTTCGGTGTCATGGTGAGCTTGTCCATGCTTAATAGAAATAGCACCCTTCGACACGCTCAGGATGACAATTTACTAAAACCACTTTAGCTCAAGTATATATTGAATTTCATGATATTCTGAGAAGTAATATTTCCTAAATCTAAAAAACAGTCTTTCAAAGAAAAATCTATACTATTTATAAAAGCTATTAAATTATAGTTGCAATTTATTTTACAAATACAAGAAGTATGTCTATAATACTATTAAATCAAAAAAGGAGATTTAAACAAATGGCAAGAATCAATGATAGAATTCCGGAATTTACAGTTCAGGCATATCACAATGGAAGTTTCAAAGCAGTGAGCGACAAAGATGTAGTAGGAAAATGGTCTATTTTCCTTTTTTATCCAGCAGATTTTACATTCGTGTGTCCAACTGAATTAGGGGACATGGCTGACCAATATGCAGAATTGCAAAAATTAGGAGTTGAAGTATATTCCGTTTCGACAGACACACATTTTGTTCACAAGGCATGGCATGATGCGAGTGAAACAATCAAAAAAATCAAGTTCCCAATGCTAGCAGATCCAACTGGAAAATTAACAAGAGGATTCGATGTAATGATCGAAGAAGATGGAATTGCTATGAGAGGAACATTCTTAGTAAACCCAGAAGGAAAAATCAAAGCGATCGACATCACTGATGGCGGAATCGGAAGAGACGCAAGTGCAATGGTTCAAAAAGTCCAAGCAGCTCAATATGTTGCAAGTCATACTGGAGAGGTTTGCCCAGCAAAATGGAAACCAGGTAGCCAAACATTAAAACCAGGATTGGATTTAGTCGGTAAGATTTAAGAAGATTTGCCTCAGAGGCACAGAGACACAGAGGTTTTTTATAAAATATTTTAAGATTACAGTTTTGAAATAACAAACTATCAAATAGGAAAGCACGCAATTTGGAATATTTCAGTTGCATGCAATCCTAATTTTTTCTCTCCGTGTCTCTGCCCGTTTGTGGTAAATAGAAAGTATTAAGGAGGATAATACGATGTTAGACAATGATTTAATTGAACAAATAAAAGGGTACATGGAAAGATTACAAAATAAAGTAGTCATTCGTATCAATAAAGAAGAACACGAAAAACGAGAAGAGTTAGTGGAAATGCTTTCGAGTATTGTAAGCACTTCCGACAAATTGGAATTATCCGTAACTGATGTTCCACTTCGAAGTGGTGTGAGTTTTGATTTCGTAGTAAATGATAAACCTACAGGAATTACATTTAGTGGAATTCCGGGTGGGCATGAGTTTTCTTCTCTTATCCTTGCCCTGCTTCAATCCAGCGGTGTCCCATTGAAATTAGATGAGTCCCTCCAACAAATTATCAAAAGTTTTAAAACAGAAATGAAATTTGAAACCGTGGTTTCTTTAAGTTGCCACAATTGCCCAGAAGTCGTCCAAGCATTAAATCAAATTTCTATTCTAAATCCAAACGTAACGCATGAGATGATTGACGGTGGTGTTTACCCAGAGTTAATCGCTGAAAGGAAAATACAAGGAGTTCCAACCATTTACCTCAACGGAAAACAATTCGGAAGTGGAAAAATGGAAATTTCTGAAATCATTGAGAAAATCAAAGAAATTACACCTACCGACGAATCAGTGTTACCCACAACCTCTTCGGATGAAATCCATGATGTAACGATTATCGGTGGTGGTCCTGCTGGAGTAAGTGCTGCAATTTATGCGGCAAGAAAGGGTCTCGATGTAATTATGATAGCTGATCGTGTCGGTGGACAAGTAAAAGATACGATGGACATTGAGAATATGATTTCTGTCGCTCATACCACAGGTCCAGTTTTAGTAAATTCCATGGAAGAACATCTCGGAAAATACAATGTGAAAATTCGTAAGAACTTAAAGGTAAATTCTATTTCCGATGGAAGTGAATACAAATCAGTAGAATTAAACACAGGTGAAATTATAAAAACAAAAACCATTATCATCGCAACCGGTGCGAAGTGGAGAGAACTTGGAGTGCCGGGCGAAAAAGAAAATATAGGAAACGGGGTAGCGTATTGCCCTCATTGTGATGGACCTTTCTTTAAAGACAAAGACGTTATCGTGGTAGGTGGCGGAAACTCAGGGGTAGAAGCGGCACTCGATCTAAGTGGAATTGTAAAATCAGTTACTGTATTAGAATATATGTCCGAGTTCAAAGCAGACAAAGTTTTATTAGATAAAGTAAATACAACAAAAAATATCTATATGATGACTGAAATCCAAAGTAAAGAAATTTCTACTGAAAACGGAAAAGTGAGTGGGCTAAAATACATTAACCGCAAAGATAATTCGGAAAACTTTTTGAAGACAGATGGAATTTTTATTCAGATCGGGTTACTCCCGAATAGCTCTTTTGCGAAAGGTGTATTGGAATTGACCAAGTTTGGAGAAATCATCATTGACGATAAATGTAAGACGAGTGTTACTGGAATATTTGCCTGCGGGGATGTAACAACCGTTCCTTATAAACAAATCATTATCTCGATGGGAGAAGGAGCTAAGGCTGGTTTGTCGGCATTTGAGTATATACTCATGCATACGAAAAAAGAAGAAAAAGTAGCAGCATGACGCTTGTCCAATTAAAGTATGCAGTAACTCTGGAGAAGGTTAAGAATTTTGCGTTAGCAGCTACAGAGTTACTCATTGCCCAACCTACCCTCAGTCTTCAAATTCAAAAACTGGAGCGGTCGGTTGGGATTACCATCTTTGATAGAGCTACAAATCCGATTTCAGTAACAAACGAAGGAAAGGAATTTTTACAACAAGCAAGGGTAGTTATTTCAGAGTCCGAAAAATTAGAATACATGTACAGTCAAAAAGGCGATTCAATTTCGGGAGATTTACGACTTGGAATTATTCCAACAGTTTCAAGTTCTCTACTTATAAAAATTCTTCCGATAATGAATTCGAATTATCCTGATTTAAATCTTCGCATTTTCGAATTACCTACAAACCAAATCATTCAAAAACTTGAAAACAATGAAATCGATATGGGAATTTTAGCAACACCCTTAAATCAAAAAAAAATAAAAGAATATCCTTTGTACTATGAGCCATTTCAAGTATACATTCCTTCCAATATCAAAATTAAATCGAAGGAAATGTCGATTGATGAATTACAAAATTATGAAATGGTTGTTCTAGGAGAAGAACATTGTTTTAGAGGACAGGCTTTAAAAGTCTGCAAGAATAATTCCTATGGTAGAATTGAAGCAGGAAGTTTTGAAACTATCAAAAAATTAGTCGATAATAATTTGGGGCTAACACTACTACCCTACTTCGAAGAAGTTACAAAGAAAGAACAAATTCGTAATTTAAAGGATCCTGTTCCCGCAAGAGAAATCAGTATAGTTACCAGTCTTTCCTTTTTCAAAATGAATGTATTAAAAGTTATTAAAAAAGAAATTTTATCTCTAATTCCGAAAGAATTTCACACACGAAAAAATTTTCATATAATGGGAGTAGAATAAATCTCATTTCGAAAAAAAAATTGGAGCAAACAAACTAATTTAGTGTAGTTTAAAATTCAGTAAAAGTAAATCCAAAGATTTAGCTTTTCCGTTTTTTTAAAAACTCATACGCATCTTTTGCTTCGATGAATTTTTTATTCATGAGTTCGTAAATTTCCGGTTTTGCATTGTGAAATTTATCGGGATGATACATTATCGCCATTTGTTTCCAAGCCTTTTCTAGTTCTTCTAGCGTATAAACTTCTTTCAGATTAAATAAAGCTAATGAGTTTTTATATTTTGAATTATCTATATACTCGGAATTGTACGATTGACCGCTATAATTTGCATTTGAACTTCGATTCGAACGAGCGTTAACATTGTATTTGGCTGTGCGTTTAATATTTTGCACATAAGATCCGGGTAAAGCAAATTGAAAACATAATCGATTGAATAATTCTTCTTCTGCATCAGTGACTCCTCCGTCAGCCAAAGCAACCTCATAAATCATAAGAAATAACATACTGGTAAGTTCCATTCGGGCTTCCCAACCTGCTAAATCTAAATGTTGAAAGTATAAGTTTACAACATCTACAAGTGATAAAAAAATCTGCTCTTTCGAAAATGATTGTATATGTTGTTTTGTATGACCTACAATGCGTGCAATTAAATTTTCATCTACTCTCCCCTGAAATTCTCTCTGTATCGCTTGACGTATTACTCTAATTTCTTGTTCCGATATTCTGCCATCCGATTTTGCAATATGGATACAGGCAGAAGCAAGGATGGCTGCATACTGTTCAATGATTGTATAACCGCGGATTTCAGTTCGGATTAGATAAACCAGTCCATTCACATACTCTCGGTTATCCGGTGTAACATCTCCGCTAAGCTCATCTAACATTCTTCTGATAGCCATAACAACTAAAAATACACCTAAAATAAAAAATAGAATCTCGCGGGAATTTAATATCAAATAAATACCGACTATTGTGAGCAATAGATTAATCATCGGTATGTTCTACTTCCCTTTGTATTTGTTTTCGAGATATTTATAAAGTGAAACTTTTAAGTTGTTCGAAGAAATATCACTGTATAAAATTTTTAAATTCATTTTATATACTATAATATTTTCTGTAGAAATAAAGAAGCGGTCTTTTAGTTTCATCTGTGTAAGCATAATGCACCTTACCTACAATGATTGAATGATCTCCTCCATCATACACGTTTTCCAATGTACAATCCAAATGAGACAGAGAATTATTTAATAGTGGAGATTTTGTAACCTGGTGTGTGAATCCAACTTCATGAACCAACGTATCTCTATCGGAATTCGAACTTGCAAATTGGTTTGATAAATTTTCTTGTTCAGCAGATAAAATATTGATCGCAAATTCTTTAATCTTTAAAATTTTATCATGACTCGCTGCATTTTTCATTACAGAGAATAAAACTAAAAATGGATCTACTGAAAGGGAAGTAAAACTAGAAGCTGTCAGTCCCCCATAAATTCCATCTTCTGAATAGGTAACAATGGTTACCCCCGAAGCCCAATGTCCCATTGCTTTTTTAAAATCGTCTTTTGTAATTGCCATAGGTTAATCCTAATCAAATTCCATTCAAGTCAAATGAAAAAAACAAAACAATTTACAAATTACTAGTTCCTTTAATAATTTTTGGACTCTGATTTTTTTTTCTAGGCACTAGGATTAAGACTCGTCTAATTGAATTAATCGGAAGTTTTATATGCCACACAATCTTACACTAATTACAACTATTGCTGCAAGTCTTGTGCTTTCCTTAGTGTTTGGATTTATTGCTGTTAAACTCAGATTACCTGCTTTAATCGGTTACTTAGTTGCGGGAATTTTAGCAGGACCTGCAACGCCTGGATTTGTGGCTGATATAGAACTCTCAAGCCAATTAGCAGAAATAGGCGTTATGCTTTTAATGTTTGGAGTCGGATTACACTTCTCCATAGACGACCTTCTTGCTGTTCGAAAAATTGCCGTACCGGGAGCCATTCTTCGAATCGTAATCGCAACTCTTATCACAATATTTATTACAAAAATTTGGGGATGGAATATTGGAGAAGGATTAGTTTTTGGAATTTCACTTTCTGTCGCAAGTACGGTAGTTTTACTTAAAGCATTAGAAAGTAGACATCTACTTGAATCGGTAAATGGAAGAATTGCAGTAGGATGGGTTGTAGTAGAAGATTTAGCAATGGTTTTAGTTTTGGTATTACTTCCTCCCCTTTCTGGTTGGTTAGGTGGTAAGGCTGTGGCTAATCCAGATATGTCGATACTAACCACTCTCGGAATTACACTTGGAAAGGTTTCCATTTTTATATTACTTATGATGTTAGTAGGCAAAAGAGTATTTCCATGGCTTTTATGGCAAGTTGCAAGAACTGGATCAAGAGAATTGTTTACTCTTTGTGTAATTGCTGCAGCCGTCGGAATTGCATATGGATCTTCTTCGTTATTTGGAATATCATTCGCATTAGGGGCATTTTTTGCGGGAGTAGTTTTACAAGAGTCAAATCTTAGTTATAGAGCGGCAGAAGAATCTTTGCCGCTTAGGGATGCTTTTTCAGTATTATTTTTTGTTTCGGTGGGTATGTTGTTTGATCCGCAAATAATCATTCGTGAACCTCTACGGGTATTGATAGTAGTTGCAATAATTATTTTAGGCAAGTCTGCATTTGTATTTTTTATTGTACTGGTATTTCGTTATCCATTAAACACAGCTTTGACTGTATCCGCTGGACTTGCACAAATTGGAGAATTTTCTTTTATTTTGGCTGGAATCGGCGTTTCTCTCAAAATTCTATCTAACGAAGGACAAAGTTTAATTTTGGCAGGCGCGCTAATATCAATTACCCTCAACTCACTAGTTTTTAAAGCAATTGAACCGATTCAAGTCTGGGTTCGTTCTCGTTCAAAACTCGCAAATCTTTTAGAACGAAGCGATGATCCATTAGCAGAACTTCCAATGAGTTTTGATTCCGAACATTTGACGGGACACGTTGTTCTTGTTGGATATGGTCGAGTAGGACGAAAGATTGCTTTAAGTTTGAATCAGGCCGGAGTTAAATATGTAGTAGCCGAACAAAACCGAGAAATTGTAGAAAAATTAAGAGAACAAGGTTTCCCTGCAGTATCAGGAAATGCCTCCGAACCTGCAGTCTTAATCCAAGCACATATTGCCCGCGCACATACTTTAGCAATCGCGACGCCTGATACGTTTCAAGTTAGACAAATGATCGAAATTGCACGCACTTTAAATCCCAATATAAATACAGTCGTTAGAACCCATAGTGAAGAAGAATCCGAACTACTTGAAAAAGAAAATGTAGGAAAAATTTTTATGGGAGAACATGAATTAGCTGCCAGTATGTCCCATTATATACTATCCAAAATTACAGGCGGCACTAGAAGAGTAGATTTACAATGAAAAAATTTGATATTATAAATGAAATCAATGAATCAATAAAAATTATTCAAGAAACCTCCTTTCGAATTCGTTTATATGCCTTGAATAGTCAAATTGCCATTCTTTCCATTTCTTTTGGAATAGAAAAAAATTCTGGTTTTTCTGCTATTTCAAGTGAACTAATTAATATTAGTAAAGATTTTGAACATAAAGCTGAAGATCTTTTCCATATTTTATATGAATCTATACAACTAATTACGAAAGAACGTAAATTATTACGAAATAGAATTTTTCATGAAAAAATATTGAATTCAAATAAATCGAATGCAAACAATATAAAATTTAACTCGGATGAGATTTCAAATCGAATATTTATAAAATCTA containing:
- a CDS encoding NAD(P)-dependent glycerol-3-phosphate dehydrogenase, whose amino-acid sequence is MKIGLIGSGSFGTALGSLLADKGYDVHMWTRSKDQADGINNYHRNTKHLADLVLPEKLQANTNLEAVVRDKDLILSAPPSHVLTEIIHQIRDFLPPNAPIVSATKGIENGTLRMVSEIFESELPGRLQKNLSYLSGPSFAKEIIARVPTIVSIASKNENTAKAVQEIFGFTYFRTYWTPDVVGVELGGSLKNVIAIAAGVVDGLGQGQNTRAAVITRGLNEITRLGVKKGADPMTFLGPSGIGDLVLTCCGDLSRNRTVGIKLGQGKKLSEILSEMNEVAEGVKTTKSAYDLSKKLGVSMPITEEIYKMLYEDKSPKDVMRDLMGRDLKREGIH
- the ahpC gene encoding peroxiredoxin, with the protein product MARINDRIPEFTVQAYHNGSFKAVSDKDVVGKWSIFLFYPADFTFVCPTELGDMADQYAELQKLGVEVYSVSTDTHFVHKAWHDASETIKKIKFPMLADPTGKLTRGFDVMIEEDGIAMRGTFLVNPEGKIKAIDITDGGIGRDASAMVQKVQAAQYVASHTGEVCPAKWKPGSQTLKPGLDLVGKI
- the ahpF gene encoding alkyl hydroperoxide reductase subunit F → MLDNDLIEQIKGYMERLQNKVVIRINKEEHEKREELVEMLSSIVSTSDKLELSVTDVPLRSGVSFDFVVNDKPTGITFSGIPGGHEFSSLILALLQSSGVPLKLDESLQQIIKSFKTEMKFETVVSLSCHNCPEVVQALNQISILNPNVTHEMIDGGVYPELIAERKIQGVPTIYLNGKQFGSGKMEISEIIEKIKEITPTDESVLPTTSSDEIHDVTIIGGGPAGVSAAIYAARKGLDVIMIADRVGGQVKDTMDIENMISVAHTTGPVLVNSMEEHLGKYNVKIRKNLKVNSISDGSEYKSVELNTGEIIKTKTIIIATGAKWRELGVPGEKENIGNGVAYCPHCDGPFFKDKDVIVVGGGNSGVEAALDLSGIVKSVTVLEYMSEFKADKVLLDKVNTTKNIYMMTEIQSKEISTENGKVSGLKYINRKDNSENFLKTDGIFIQIGLLPNSSFAKGVLELTKFGEIIIDDKCKTSVTGIFACGDVTTVPYKQIIISMGEGAKAGLSAFEYILMHTKKEEKVAA
- a CDS encoding LysR family transcriptional regulator — its product is MTLVQLKYAVTLEKVKNFALAATELLIAQPTLSLQIQKLERSVGITIFDRATNPISVTNEGKEFLQQARVVISESEKLEYMYSQKGDSISGDLRLGIIPTVSSSLLIKILPIMNSNYPDLNLRIFELPTNQIIQKLENNEIDMGILATPLNQKKIKEYPLYYEPFQVYIPSNIKIKSKEMSIDELQNYEMVVLGEEHCFRGQALKVCKNNSYGRIEAGSFETIKKLVDNNLGLTLLPYFEEVTKKEQIRNLKDPVPAREISIVTSLSFFKMNVLKVIKKEILSLIPKEFHTRKNFHIMGVE
- a CDS encoding TerB family tellurite resistance protein yields the protein MINLLLTIVGIYLILNSREILFFILGVFLVVMAIRRMLDELSGDVTPDNREYVNGLVYLIRTEIRGYTIIEQYAAILASACIHIAKSDGRISEQEIRVIRQAIQREFQGRVDENLIARIVGHTKQHIQSFSKEQIFLSLVDVVNLYFQHLDLAGWEARMELTSMLFLMIYEVALADGGVTDAEEELFNRLCFQFALPGSYVQNIKRTAKYNVNARSNRSSNANYSGQSYNSEYIDNSKYKNSLALFNLKEVYTLEELEKAWKQMAIMYHPDKFHNAKPEIYELMNKKFIEAKDAYEFLKKRKS
- a CDS encoding flavin reductase family protein, with protein sequence MAITKDDFKKAMGHWASGVTIVTYSEDGIYGGLTASSFTSLSVDPFLVLFSVMKNAASHDKILKIKEFAINILSAEQENLSNQFASSNSDRDTLVHEVGFTHQVTKSPLLNNSLSHLDCTLENVYDGGDHSIIVGKVHYAYTDETKRPLLYFYRKYYSI
- a CDS encoding Kef family K(+) transporter encodes the protein MPHNLTLITTIAASLVLSLVFGFIAVKLRLPALIGYLVAGILAGPATPGFVADIELSSQLAEIGVMLLMFGVGLHFSIDDLLAVRKIAVPGAILRIVIATLITIFITKIWGWNIGEGLVFGISLSVASTVVLLKALESRHLLESVNGRIAVGWVVVEDLAMVLVLVLLPPLSGWLGGKAVANPDMSILTTLGITLGKVSIFILLMMLVGKRVFPWLLWQVARTGSRELFTLCVIAAAVGIAYGSSSLFGISFALGAFFAGVVLQESNLSYRAAEESLPLRDAFSVLFFVSVGMLFDPQIIIREPLRVLIVVAIIILGKSAFVFFIVLVFRYPLNTALTVSAGLAQIGEFSFILAGIGVSLKILSNEGQSLILAGALISITLNSLVFKAIEPIQVWVRSRSKLANLLERSDDPLAELPMSFDSEHLTGHVVLVGYGRVGRKIALSLNQAGVKYVVAEQNREIVEKLREQGFPAVSGNASEPAVLIQAHIARAHTLAIATPDTFQVRQMIEIARTLNPNINTVVRTHSEEESELLEKENVGKIFMGEHELAASMSHYILSKITGGTRRVDLQ